A window of Chlamydiota bacterium contains these coding sequences:
- the tig gene encoding trigger factor — protein MNIQVEDKKPCQKALKIALPSHDLKEAHQKVLHDFQKQSRVPGFRQGKAPLKMVESRFSSEIKSEVLKFLLPKICRDALHSEKIQAISDPVVDQIKYDLEKGLTFEAVVDILPKVDLPEYKKLELEKPAITVSEEEMDKMIEELKEHRALFKPVPDKILAHDDYAVVDYSTVDPKGKKEDHKNALIAITEKGKNELSDQLVGMQVGETRKVMLEGPKLTFQVTLNEVKEKILPQLDEDFFKEFQVADLEGLRLKVKSEIEVYKTKTGEQALRNQAVRILSDRVTFDVPSSQTRQEVENLYSELLGQVRQGLVSRKNLEDPKLDENLHKEALRRVRVSYLLHHIAEKETLKVEDQELTNEVLRISQNVGKSPEEVRASFEKENRLEVLRSRITQDKVIDFILENAIIKTVNGK, from the coding sequence GTGAACATTCAAGTTGAAGATAAAAAGCCTTGTCAGAAGGCATTAAAGATTGCTCTACCGAGCCATGATTTGAAGGAAGCTCATCAGAAAGTCCTTCACGATTTTCAGAAGCAGTCTCGCGTTCCTGGTTTTCGACAGGGGAAGGCCCCGCTCAAGATGGTTGAATCTCGTTTCTCGAGTGAGATTAAGTCAGAGGTTTTAAAGTTTTTGCTTCCCAAAATTTGCCGCGATGCCTTGCACTCTGAAAAAATTCAGGCGATCAGTGATCCGGTTGTAGATCAAATTAAATATGATTTAGAAAAGGGGCTTACTTTTGAAGCGGTAGTGGATATCTTGCCTAAAGTGGATCTGCCCGAATACAAGAAGTTAGAGCTCGAAAAACCTGCCATCACAGTGAGTGAAGAAGAAATGGATAAAATGATTGAAGAATTAAAGGAACATCGAGCCCTTTTTAAACCTGTTCCCGATAAAATATTGGCTCATGACGATTATGCCGTGGTCGATTATTCAACAGTCGATCCTAAAGGTAAGAAAGAAGATCATAAAAATGCTTTAATCGCAATCACTGAAAAAGGGAAGAACGAATTGAGTGATCAATTGGTGGGGATGCAAGTGGGCGAGACACGCAAAGTCATGTTAGAAGGGCCTAAGTTGACTTTTCAAGTGACGCTGAATGAAGTGAAAGAAAAAATTCTTCCTCAGCTTGACGAAGATTTTTTTAAGGAATTTCAGGTGGCAGATCTCGAGGGCTTAAGGCTTAAAGTAAAGTCTGAAATTGAGGTTTATAAGACAAAAACAGGAGAGCAGGCCCTTCGCAATCAAGCGGTTCGGATATTATCCGATCGAGTCACTTTTGATGTTCCTTCTTCTCAAACACGTCAAGAGGTCGAGAATCTTTATTCAGAATTATTGGGACAAGTTCGCCAGGGGCTCGTTTCTCGAAAAAACTTGGAGGATCCTAAGCTTGATGAAAATCTGCATAAAGAGGCTCTTCGGCGAGTGCGGGTTTCCTACCTTCTTCATCATATTGCCGAGAAAGAGACTTTGAAAGTAGAGGATCAAGAATTAACAAATGAAGTTCTACGTATATCACAAAATGTGGGAAAATCTCCTGAGGAGGTCCGAGCGAGCTTTGAAAAGGAGAATCGCTTAGAGGTTTTAAGGTCCAGAATCACTCAGGATAAGGTGATAGATTTCATTCTTGAAAATGCTATAATAAAAACAGTCAATGGGAAGTAG